A window of Paremcibacter congregatus contains these coding sequences:
- a CDS encoding methyltransferase, with protein MTPDELPVSVQFLQLITAKWVVKPMYVAAKLKLADHIKSGVTDVASLAEKTGTKADMLYRLLRALSSVGIFHEGEGQNFTLTPLAECLLDEPGSPRDMLLFVNDPVHDRAWDHLHYCLETGNVGFEKAHGAGIFDYCKTDLDFSEVFNRAMSSNGQAVHSATASVLDISSVDTLYDIGGGHGHLIKFLMDKAPSLKGGVFDLPHVVAGAEDAKYPELKIMAGSFFEDIPKGADAHILSFIIHDWDDESAVKILQNCYQALPAGGHLFICDAIINEPNAPNLGKLLDIEMIVMTTGKERTVDEFKTLIEASGFAFEGIVDTPGPHSVICGRK; from the coding sequence ATGACGCCGGATGAATTACCAGTCAGTGTGCAATTTCTTCAATTGATTACCGCGAAATGGGTGGTCAAGCCAATGTATGTGGCAGCCAAGCTCAAGCTCGCCGATCATATTAAAAGCGGTGTGACTGATGTGGCCTCCCTCGCCGAAAAAACCGGCACCAAGGCGGACATGCTCTATCGGTTACTGCGGGCGTTGAGTAGTGTTGGCATCTTTCATGAGGGGGAGGGGCAGAATTTTACCCTAACGCCGCTGGCCGAATGTTTGTTGGATGAGCCGGGCTCGCCGCGTGACATGCTCTTGTTTGTCAATGATCCGGTGCATGATCGCGCCTGGGACCATTTGCACTATTGTTTGGAAACCGGCAATGTCGGTTTTGAAAAGGCACACGGCGCGGGCATCTTTGACTATTGTAAAACCGACCTGGATTTTTCCGAAGTCTTTAACCGGGCGATGAGTTCGAATGGGCAGGCCGTGCACAGCGCAACGGCCTCCGTTCTGGATATATCGTCCGTCGACACCCTCTATGATATTGGTGGCGGCCATGGACATTTGATCAAGTTTCTTATGGATAAAGCCCCCTCCCTGAAGGGCGGCGTGTTTGACCTGCCCCATGTGGTTGCGGGGGCGGAGGACGCCAAATATCCTGAATTGAAAATTATGGCGGGCAGCTTCTTTGAGGATATTCCCAAAGGCGCGGACGCGCATATCCTGAGCTTCATCATTCACGACTGGGACGATGAAAGCGCGGTGAAAATCCTTCAAAACTGTTATCAGGCGCTGCCGGCGGGCGGGCACTTATTTATCTGTGATGCGATCATCAATGAACCCAACGCCCCGAACTTGGGGAAACTGCTCGATATTGAAATGATCGTGATGACTACCGGTAAGGAAAGGACCGTCGATGAGTTTAAAACGCTGATCGAAGCCAGTGGCTTTGCCTTTGAAGGCATTGTTGACACACCCGGTCCGCATTCCGTCATCTGTGGGCGCAAATAA
- a CDS encoding winged helix-turn-helix domain-containing protein yields the protein MRRLWLETNGLAGQPSGAPDPVQIIKKLGFVQLDTIQNVSRAHHHILWSRNEKYREPMLDELLRSKQDIFEHFTHDASVLPMDFYPVWQRKFRKIRQKTDGSKYYEDLKNSIWQDEVKSRIAAEGPLSTRDFDSKIKGEKKMWSRPPHKQVLDYLWYVGELSTSYRENFQKFYDLPERVIPHNIRTQVLSDQEQLEGLCHAALSRLVAGSLKEIKNFWEAKEIKEVKTWVEQNPDQIIPVEWETASGSYIKSFALNNIEERLQNISPISSRMRIINPFDPAVRDRTRLKHMFGFDYKIEIFVPAAQRRWGYYVYPLLEGERFVGRIEVKADRKAGCLNVLNFWAEEGIKWGVGRQQKLDRELLKFANLVNIDKVIWVK from the coding sequence ATGCGGCGTTTGTGGCTTGAGACAAATGGCCTTGCAGGGCAGCCGTCAGGGGCGCCTGACCCTGTTCAGATTATTAAGAAACTGGGGTTTGTTCAGCTTGATACTATTCAGAATGTATCACGGGCTCATCACCATATATTATGGAGCCGCAATGAAAAATATCGGGAGCCGATGCTGGACGAGCTGCTGCGTTCTAAACAGGATATATTCGAACATTTCACCCATGATGCATCGGTTTTGCCAATGGACTTCTATCCCGTGTGGCAAAGAAAATTTCGGAAAATCAGGCAGAAAACGGACGGGTCAAAATATTATGAGGACCTGAAAAACAGTATTTGGCAGGATGAGGTAAAATCCCGTATCGCCGCAGAAGGGCCTCTCTCCACCAGGGATTTTGACAGTAAAATAAAAGGGGAGAAGAAAATGTGGTCGCGGCCTCCCCATAAACAGGTGCTGGATTATTTATGGTATGTGGGGGAGCTTTCCACCTCATACAGAGAGAATTTTCAAAAATTTTACGACTTGCCAGAACGTGTTATTCCACACAATATCAGGACGCAAGTTCTTTCTGATCAGGAGCAGCTGGAGGGGTTGTGTCATGCTGCCCTGAGCCGCCTGGTCGCGGGCAGTTTAAAGGAAATTAAAAACTTTTGGGAAGCCAAAGAAATAAAAGAAGTAAAGACGTGGGTAGAGCAAAACCCAGACCAAATTATCCCCGTTGAGTGGGAAACAGCCAGCGGCTCCTATATCAAATCATTTGCCCTTAATAATATTGAAGAGCGGTTGCAGAATATATCTCCGATTTCTTCGCGTATGAGGATCATAAACCCCTTTGATCCTGCCGTTCGGGATAGGACGCGGTTGAAGCATATGTTCGGCTTTGATTACAAGATCGAGATTTTTGTTCCCGCTGCACAGCGCCGGTGGGGATATTATGTGTATCCTTTGCTTGAGGGAGAGCGGTTTGTCGGGCGGATAGAGGTGAAGGCAGACCGTAAAGCGGGGTGCCTGAATGTCCTTAACTTCTGGGCCGAAGAAGGGATTAAGTGGGGGGTCGGGCGGCAACAGAAACTAGACCGTGAATTGTTGAAATTCGCAAATCTGGTAAATATCGATAAAGTTATCTGGGTAAAATAG
- a CDS encoding OsmC domain/YcaO domain-containing protein, producing MEITVNFLDNLRLEAKFDDFTVTTDQPVRYKGDGTAPSPFDYFLASSALCAAYFIKVYCLSRDIPTDDIRVSQNNIIDPENRYNQTFQIQVELPSSISERDRLGILRSADRCTVKKVIQQAPAFTIDPVENLNDAPLLQGFGGDGQTMIVGKDLPLEQTIANMSSILSDIGVNIEIASWRNLVPNVWSLHIREAASPMCFTNGKGATKESALCSALGEYIERMSCNFFYNDYYFGEEIAHSTYVHYPNEKWFLAGPDDTLPEGLLDERCLSLYNPEDELRASHLIDTNSGRADRGVCALPFTRHSDQETVYFPSNLIENLFLSNGMSAGNNLHEAKVQCLSEIFERAIKRQIIEQEIILPDVPKEILAKYPAILAGIDELENKGFPVLVKDASLGGRFPVMCVTLMNPKTGGVFASFGAHPSFEVAMERSLTELLQGRSFEGLNDVPPPTFNSHAVTEPSNFVEHFIDSTGVISWKFFSAKQDYAFCEWDFSGTTAEENNRLMQILADLGKEVYIATYADFGAAACRILVPDYSEVYPVEDLIWDNTNKALLFREDILNIHTLTDGELEDLLERFEESELDHYTVISNLIGIEFDENTIWGRLDIGELKIMIYLALQQFEEAKEIVADFLNFNDNTVERVLFYQAMNALLDITLDDELDIDDYVPNLTRMYGVQVMENVLGSVTGEVRFSGLTKTSMKLEGLDKHLKLIESYKKLHKARGLNH from the coding sequence ATGGAAATCACTGTAAATTTTTTGGACAATCTTCGGCTTGAGGCGAAGTTTGATGATTTTACGGTGACGACCGACCAGCCTGTTCGCTATAAGGGCGATGGCACCGCGCCAAGTCCCTTTGATTATTTTCTGGCCTCTTCCGCCCTCTGCGCGGCCTATTTTATCAAGGTTTATTGCCTGTCCCGTGATATCCCGACAGATGATATCCGGGTGTCGCAGAATAATATTATCGATCCGGAAAACCGATATAATCAAACCTTCCAAATTCAGGTCGAATTGCCGTCCAGCATTTCGGAACGGGACCGGCTGGGTATTTTAAGGTCGGCGGACCGCTGCACGGTGAAAAAAGTCATTCAGCAAGCGCCTGCGTTTACCATTGATCCTGTGGAAAATCTGAATGATGCGCCGTTGCTGCAGGGGTTTGGCGGCGATGGCCAAACGATGATTGTCGGCAAGGACCTGCCCTTGGAACAGACGATTGCCAATATGTCGTCGATCCTGTCCGATATTGGCGTTAATATTGAAATTGCGTCCTGGCGCAATCTGGTGCCCAATGTCTGGTCGCTGCATATCCGCGAAGCCGCGTCACCGATGTGTTTCACCAACGGGAAAGGGGCGACGAAGGAAAGCGCGCTCTGCTCGGCTTTGGGCGAATATATCGAACGGATGAGCTGTAATTTCTTCTATAATGATTATTATTTTGGCGAAGAAATCGCACACAGCACATATGTCCATTACCCCAATGAAAAATGGTTTCTAGCCGGCCCGGATGATACCTTGCCAGAAGGGTTGCTGGATGAAAGATGTCTTAGCCTGTATAATCCAGAGGATGAATTAAGGGCGTCGCATTTAATTGATACCAATTCGGGACGCGCCGACCGGGGAGTTTGCGCCTTGCCCTTCACGCGCCATTCAGATCAGGAAACCGTCTATTTCCCGTCTAACCTGATCGAAAATCTATTCCTCAGCAATGGCATGAGCGCCGGCAATAATTTGCATGAAGCCAAGGTGCAATGTCTGTCGGAAATATTTGAACGCGCCATCAAACGGCAAATTATCGAGCAGGAAATCATCCTGCCCGATGTGCCCAAAGAAATTCTGGCAAAATACCCGGCTATTCTGGCCGGGATTGACGAGCTGGAAAATAAAGGCTTCCCCGTTTTGGTCAAGGATGCGTCTTTGGGGGGGCGGTTCCCTGTGATGTGTGTGACCTTGATGAACCCGAAAACAGGCGGGGTTTTTGCCTCCTTTGGGGCGCATCCCAGCTTTGAAGTGGCGATGGAACGCTCCCTCACTGAATTATTGCAGGGCCGCAGTTTTGAAGGCTTGAATGACGTGCCGCCGCCGACCTTCAACAGCCATGCCGTGACCGAGCCGAGCAACTTTGTTGAACATTTTATTGATTCAACCGGCGTCATCTCCTGGAAGTTCTTTAGCGCGAAACAGGATTATGCCTTTTGCGAATGGGATTTCAGTGGCACGACCGCGGAAGAAAACAACCGACTGATGCAGATATTGGCCGACTTGGGGAAAGAGGTTTATATCGCGACTTACGCAGACTTCGGGGCGGCGGCCTGCCGGATCCTGGTGCCGGATTATTCCGAAGTCTACCCGGTGGAGGATTTGATTTGGGACAATACCAACAAAGCTCTCCTGTTCCGGGAAGATATTTTAAATATCCATACCTTGACGGATGGGGAGCTTGAGGATCTTCTTGAGCGGTTTGAAGAGTCTGAACTGGATCATTATACAGTCATCTCAAACTTGATCGGAATCGAATTTGATGAAAATACAATATGGGGTCGGCTGGATATCGGGGAGTTGAAAATAATGATTTATTTGGCCCTGCAACAGTTTGAAGAAGCGAAAGAGATCGTTGCCGACTTCTTGAACTTTAATGACAATACCGTGGAACGTGTTTTGTTTTATCAGGCCATGAACGCGTTGCTGGATATTACCCTTGATGATGAGCTGGATATTGATGATTATGTCCCGAACCTCACCAGAATGTACGGTGTGCAGGTTATGGAAAACGTGCTGGGGTCTGTGACGGGGGAGGTCAGATTTTCCGGCTTAACCAAGACGAGCATGAAACTCGAAGGCCTGGACAAACATCTGAAATTGATCGAAAGCTATAAAAAACTCCATAAGGCGCGGGGATTAAACCACTAA